A window from Mangifera indica cultivar Alphonso chromosome 2, CATAS_Mindica_2.1, whole genome shotgun sequence encodes these proteins:
- the LOC123209376 gene encoding uncharacterized protein LOC123209376 isoform X2 has product MQRQVQKAIAFAKKAHNGQFRKTGDPYLSHCIHTGRILAMLVPSSGNRAVDTVVAGILHDVVDDTCKTFCSIEEEFGDDVAKLVAGVSRLSYINQLLRRHRRINVDQGTLGHEEANDLRVMLLGMVDDPRVVLIKLADRLHNMRTIYALPQSKAQAVAQETLLIWCPLASRLGLWALKAELEDLCFAVLQPQMFRKMRADLASMWSARNRVGCPRRISAKSSSLSLDDTISSPGDESLTAFEEVIPSMKDLLEAVVPFDILSDRKKRTKFLYELGKGSDGQTAKVVQDAGIALASLEVCEEALEKEILISTSYIPGMEVTLSSRLKSLYGIFSKMRRKDVGIHKVYDARALRVVVGDKNGTLQGPAIQCCYNLLDIIHRLWTPIDGEFDDYIVNPKPSGYQSLHTAVQGPDSSPLEVQIRTQKMHEYAEHGLAAHWLYKETENKLRYTSSMDESDMEASSYLSKEMEDNNSLDDDLFMKYGSLKVGHPVVRVEGSHILAAVIVRVDKGGRELLVAVSFGLAASEVVADRRSSLQIKSWEAYARLFKKVSDEWWCQPGHGDWCICLEKYTLCRDGMYHRQDQFERLLPTFIQVTHLTEQEESEYWAVVSAVFEGKPIDSITSRPSLDSVASTSMEASINNKVRLLRTMLQWEEQLRSDGGLRESNLGRQSYGHLDSVVLGEVVIVCWPHGEIMRLRSGSTAADAAIRVGLEGKLVLVNGQLVLPNTELKDGDVVEVRV; this is encoded by the exons ATGCAAAG GCAGGTGCAAAAGGCTATTGCATTTGCTAAAAAAGCTCACAATGGCCAGTTCCGAAAAACAGGAGATCCTTATTTGTCACATTGTATCCATACTGGAAGAATCCTAGCCATGCTGGTCCCATCAAGCGGCAATCGT GCTGTTGACACAGTCGTTGCTGGGATTCTTCATGATGTTGTGGATGATACATGTAAAACTTTCTGCAGTATAGAAGAAGAGTTCGGCGATGATGTTGCAAAACTGGTAGCTGGTGTTTCCAGATTAAGTTACATAAATCAG CTACTTCGGAGACATCGAAGGATTAATGTGGATCAGGGTACCCTTGGTCATGAAGAG GCCAATGACTTACGAGTTATGCTCTTGGGGATGGTTGATGATCCACGTGTGGTACTCATCAAGCTTGCAGACCGTCTTCACAACATGAGAACCAT ATATGCCCTGCCACAATCAAAGGCTCAAGCTGTAGCACAGGAGACTCTACTAATTTGGTGCCCACTTGCTTCCAGATTGGGTCTGTGGGCACTGAAAGCTGAACTGGAAGATCTATGCTTTGCTGTTCTTCAG CCTCAAATGTTCCGGAAGATGCGGGCTGATCTAGCTTCCATGTGGAGTGCTAGGAACAGAGTAGGGTGTCCAAGAAGAATATCTGCGAAAAGCAGCTCACTATCTTTGGATGATACAATTTCTTCTCCTGGTGATGAAAGTTTAacagcatttgaagaggttattCCAAGCATGAAG GATCTTTTGGAAGCAGTGGTTCCTTTTGATATCTTATCAGATCGGAAGAAACGGACTAAATTTCTGTATGAACTTGGGAAAGGTTCAGACGGTCAAACTGCCAAGGTTGTCCAGGACGCTGGAATTGCTTTAGCATCCCTGGAAGTTTGTGAGGAAGCTCTTGAGAAGGAGATACTTATATCAACTTC TTACATTCCAGGAATGGAGGTTACTTTATCGAGCCGACTGAAAAGTTTGTATGGTATCTTCAGTAAG ATGAGACGAAAAGATGTTGGCATCCATAAAGTATATGATGCACGTGCATTAAGGGTGGTTGTGGGAGATAAGAATGGAACTCTTCAAGGACCAGCAATCCAGTGTTGCTACAATCTTCTAGACATCATACATAG GCTCTGGACCCCCATTGATGGTGAATTTGATGATTACATTGTTAATCCGAAACCTAGTGGTTATCAG TCACTGCACACTGCTGTCCAAGGTCCTGACAGTTCACCTTTGGAAGTTCAGATAAGAACACAG AAAATGCATGAATATGCTGAACATGGGCTTGCTGCACACTGGTTATATAAAGAAACTGAAAACAAGTTGCGGTATACAAGCAGCATGGATGAATCTGATATGGAAGCGTCTTCTTATCTGTCAAAAGAAATGGAGGATAATAATTCTTtggatgatgatttgtttatGAAGTATGGTTCTCTGAAAGTGGGACACCCAGTTGTCAGGGTGGAAGGAAGCCACATACTTGCTGCTGTTATAGTTCG AGTAGATAAGGGTGGAAGAGAATTGCTTGTTGCTGTGAGCTTTGGACTGGCAGCTTCTGAAGTGGTAGCTGACAGAAGATCTTCCTTACAGATAAAAAGTTGGGAAGCTTATGCAAGGTTATTTAAAAAG GTGTCGGATGAGTGGTGGTGTCAACCAGGACATGGTGATTGGTGTATTTGCCTAGAGAAGTATACACTTTGTCGAGATGGCATGTACCATAGG CAAGACCAGTTTGAGCGCCTTCTGCCAACCTTCATCCAGGTCACTCATTTAACGGAGCAAGAAGAATCTGAATATTGGGCTGTTGTCTCTGCTGTTTTTGAGGGCAAACCGATTGATTCTATTACATCTAGGCCAAGCTTAGACTCTGTTGCTTCAACTTCCATGGAAGCTAGCATCAATAACAAG GTCCGTTTATTGAGGACAATGCTTCAGTGGGAAGAACAACTACGATCTGATGGTGGTCTGAGAGAATCAAACCTTGGTAGGCAATCTTATGGTCATTTGGATTCAGTCGTTCTTGGGGAAGTGGTAATTGTATGTTGGCCCCATGGTGAGATAATGAGATTGAGATCAGGCAGCACTGCAGCAGATGCAGCTATAAGAGTAGGGCTTGAAGGGAAGCTAGTTCTGGTTAATGGTCAGTTGGTTTTACCCAATACAGAGCTCAAAGATGGTGATGTAGTTGAGGTTAGAGTGTAA
- the LOC123209376 gene encoding uncharacterized protein LOC123209376 isoform X1, with product MLAHKTSPFPLLLHKFRCNLRHRPRFTCILDHTNVIAAAAAAGKVHGAVTSAITHVAVTAVAIASGACLSTKVDFLWPKSEEQPGSFILDGVDVTGYPIFTDAKVQKAIAFAKKAHNGQFRKTGDPYLSHCIHTGRILAMLVPSSGNRAVDTVVAGILHDVVDDTCKTFCSIEEEFGDDVAKLVAGVSRLSYINQLLRRHRRINVDQGTLGHEEANDLRVMLLGMVDDPRVVLIKLADRLHNMRTIYALPQSKAQAVAQETLLIWCPLASRLGLWALKAELEDLCFAVLQPQMFRKMRADLASMWSARNRVGCPRRISAKSSSLSLDDTISSPGDESLTAFEEVIPSMKDLLEAVVPFDILSDRKKRTKFLYELGKGSDGQTAKVVQDAGIALASLEVCEEALEKEILISTSYIPGMEVTLSSRLKSLYGIFSKMRRKDVGIHKVYDARALRVVVGDKNGTLQGPAIQCCYNLLDIIHRLWTPIDGEFDDYIVNPKPSGYQSLHTAVQGPDSSPLEVQIRTQKMHEYAEHGLAAHWLYKETENKLRYTSSMDESDMEASSYLSKEMEDNNSLDDDLFMKYGSLKVGHPVVRVEGSHILAAVIVRVDKGGRELLVAVSFGLAASEVVADRRSSLQIKSWEAYARLFKKVSDEWWCQPGHGDWCICLEKYTLCRDGMYHRQDQFERLLPTFIQVTHLTEQEESEYWAVVSAVFEGKPIDSITSRPSLDSVASTSMEASINNKVRLLRTMLQWEEQLRSDGGLRESNLGRQSYGHLDSVVLGEVVIVCWPHGEIMRLRSGSTAADAAIRVGLEGKLVLVNGQLVLPNTELKDGDVVEVRV from the exons ATGTTAGCGCATAAGACCTCTCCGTTTCCGTTGCTCCTCCACAAGTTCCGTTGCAATCTCCGCCACCGCCCAAGGTTCACTTGCATTCTCGACCACACCAACGTCATCGCCGCAGCGGCCGCCGCCGGCAAGGTACATGGAGCCGTTACATCTGCCATAACGCACGTCGCTGTCACCGCCGTGGCTATCGCCTCTGGTGCTTGTCTCTCTACTAAGGTGGATTTCTTATGGCCTAAATCTGAAGAACAACCTG GTTCCTTTATACTGGATGGAGTTGATGTAACTGGGTACCCTATATTTACTGATGCAAAG GTGCAAAAGGCTATTGCATTTGCTAAAAAAGCTCACAATGGCCAGTTCCGAAAAACAGGAGATCCTTATTTGTCACATTGTATCCATACTGGAAGAATCCTAGCCATGCTGGTCCCATCAAGCGGCAATCGT GCTGTTGACACAGTCGTTGCTGGGATTCTTCATGATGTTGTGGATGATACATGTAAAACTTTCTGCAGTATAGAAGAAGAGTTCGGCGATGATGTTGCAAAACTGGTAGCTGGTGTTTCCAGATTAAGTTACATAAATCAG CTACTTCGGAGACATCGAAGGATTAATGTGGATCAGGGTACCCTTGGTCATGAAGAG GCCAATGACTTACGAGTTATGCTCTTGGGGATGGTTGATGATCCACGTGTGGTACTCATCAAGCTTGCAGACCGTCTTCACAACATGAGAACCAT ATATGCCCTGCCACAATCAAAGGCTCAAGCTGTAGCACAGGAGACTCTACTAATTTGGTGCCCACTTGCTTCCAGATTGGGTCTGTGGGCACTGAAAGCTGAACTGGAAGATCTATGCTTTGCTGTTCTTCAG CCTCAAATGTTCCGGAAGATGCGGGCTGATCTAGCTTCCATGTGGAGTGCTAGGAACAGAGTAGGGTGTCCAAGAAGAATATCTGCGAAAAGCAGCTCACTATCTTTGGATGATACAATTTCTTCTCCTGGTGATGAAAGTTTAacagcatttgaagaggttattCCAAGCATGAAG GATCTTTTGGAAGCAGTGGTTCCTTTTGATATCTTATCAGATCGGAAGAAACGGACTAAATTTCTGTATGAACTTGGGAAAGGTTCAGACGGTCAAACTGCCAAGGTTGTCCAGGACGCTGGAATTGCTTTAGCATCCCTGGAAGTTTGTGAGGAAGCTCTTGAGAAGGAGATACTTATATCAACTTC TTACATTCCAGGAATGGAGGTTACTTTATCGAGCCGACTGAAAAGTTTGTATGGTATCTTCAGTAAG ATGAGACGAAAAGATGTTGGCATCCATAAAGTATATGATGCACGTGCATTAAGGGTGGTTGTGGGAGATAAGAATGGAACTCTTCAAGGACCAGCAATCCAGTGTTGCTACAATCTTCTAGACATCATACATAG GCTCTGGACCCCCATTGATGGTGAATTTGATGATTACATTGTTAATCCGAAACCTAGTGGTTATCAG TCACTGCACACTGCTGTCCAAGGTCCTGACAGTTCACCTTTGGAAGTTCAGATAAGAACACAG AAAATGCATGAATATGCTGAACATGGGCTTGCTGCACACTGGTTATATAAAGAAACTGAAAACAAGTTGCGGTATACAAGCAGCATGGATGAATCTGATATGGAAGCGTCTTCTTATCTGTCAAAAGAAATGGAGGATAATAATTCTTtggatgatgatttgtttatGAAGTATGGTTCTCTGAAAGTGGGACACCCAGTTGTCAGGGTGGAAGGAAGCCACATACTTGCTGCTGTTATAGTTCG AGTAGATAAGGGTGGAAGAGAATTGCTTGTTGCTGTGAGCTTTGGACTGGCAGCTTCTGAAGTGGTAGCTGACAGAAGATCTTCCTTACAGATAAAAAGTTGGGAAGCTTATGCAAGGTTATTTAAAAAG GTGTCGGATGAGTGGTGGTGTCAACCAGGACATGGTGATTGGTGTATTTGCCTAGAGAAGTATACACTTTGTCGAGATGGCATGTACCATAGG CAAGACCAGTTTGAGCGCCTTCTGCCAACCTTCATCCAGGTCACTCATTTAACGGAGCAAGAAGAATCTGAATATTGGGCTGTTGTCTCTGCTGTTTTTGAGGGCAAACCGATTGATTCTATTACATCTAGGCCAAGCTTAGACTCTGTTGCTTCAACTTCCATGGAAGCTAGCATCAATAACAAG GTCCGTTTATTGAGGACAATGCTTCAGTGGGAAGAACAACTACGATCTGATGGTGGTCTGAGAGAATCAAACCTTGGTAGGCAATCTTATGGTCATTTGGATTCAGTCGTTCTTGGGGAAGTGGTAATTGTATGTTGGCCCCATGGTGAGATAATGAGATTGAGATCAGGCAGCACTGCAGCAGATGCAGCTATAAGAGTAGGGCTTGAAGGGAAGCTAGTTCTGGTTAATGGTCAGTTGGTTTTACCCAATACAGAGCTCAAAGATGGTGATGTAGTTGAGGTTAGAGTGTAA
- the LOC123209376 gene encoding uncharacterized protein LOC123209376 isoform X3: MLVPSSGNRAVDTVVAGILHDVVDDTCKTFCSIEEEFGDDVAKLVAGVSRLSYINQLLRRHRRINVDQGTLGHEEANDLRVMLLGMVDDPRVVLIKLADRLHNMRTIYALPQSKAQAVAQETLLIWCPLASRLGLWALKAELEDLCFAVLQPQMFRKMRADLASMWSARNRVGCPRRISAKSSSLSLDDTISSPGDESLTAFEEVIPSMKDLLEAVVPFDILSDRKKRTKFLYELGKGSDGQTAKVVQDAGIALASLEVCEEALEKEILISTSYIPGMEVTLSSRLKSLYGIFSKMRRKDVGIHKVYDARALRVVVGDKNGTLQGPAIQCCYNLLDIIHRLWTPIDGEFDDYIVNPKPSGYQSLHTAVQGPDSSPLEVQIRTQKMHEYAEHGLAAHWLYKETENKLRYTSSMDESDMEASSYLSKEMEDNNSLDDDLFMKYGSLKVGHPVVRVEGSHILAAVIVRVDKGGRELLVAVSFGLAASEVVADRRSSLQIKSWEAYARLFKKVSDEWWCQPGHGDWCICLEKYTLCRDGMYHRQDQFERLLPTFIQVTHLTEQEESEYWAVVSAVFEGKPIDSITSRPSLDSVASTSMEASINNKVRLLRTMLQWEEQLRSDGGLRESNLGRQSYGHLDSVVLGEVVIVCWPHGEIMRLRSGSTAADAAIRVGLEGKLVLVNGQLVLPNTELKDGDVVEVRV, from the exons ATGCTGGTCCCATCAAGCGGCAATCGT GCTGTTGACACAGTCGTTGCTGGGATTCTTCATGATGTTGTGGATGATACATGTAAAACTTTCTGCAGTATAGAAGAAGAGTTCGGCGATGATGTTGCAAAACTGGTAGCTGGTGTTTCCAGATTAAGTTACATAAATCAG CTACTTCGGAGACATCGAAGGATTAATGTGGATCAGGGTACCCTTGGTCATGAAGAG GCCAATGACTTACGAGTTATGCTCTTGGGGATGGTTGATGATCCACGTGTGGTACTCATCAAGCTTGCAGACCGTCTTCACAACATGAGAACCAT ATATGCCCTGCCACAATCAAAGGCTCAAGCTGTAGCACAGGAGACTCTACTAATTTGGTGCCCACTTGCTTCCAGATTGGGTCTGTGGGCACTGAAAGCTGAACTGGAAGATCTATGCTTTGCTGTTCTTCAG CCTCAAATGTTCCGGAAGATGCGGGCTGATCTAGCTTCCATGTGGAGTGCTAGGAACAGAGTAGGGTGTCCAAGAAGAATATCTGCGAAAAGCAGCTCACTATCTTTGGATGATACAATTTCTTCTCCTGGTGATGAAAGTTTAacagcatttgaagaggttattCCAAGCATGAAG GATCTTTTGGAAGCAGTGGTTCCTTTTGATATCTTATCAGATCGGAAGAAACGGACTAAATTTCTGTATGAACTTGGGAAAGGTTCAGACGGTCAAACTGCCAAGGTTGTCCAGGACGCTGGAATTGCTTTAGCATCCCTGGAAGTTTGTGAGGAAGCTCTTGAGAAGGAGATACTTATATCAACTTC TTACATTCCAGGAATGGAGGTTACTTTATCGAGCCGACTGAAAAGTTTGTATGGTATCTTCAGTAAG ATGAGACGAAAAGATGTTGGCATCCATAAAGTATATGATGCACGTGCATTAAGGGTGGTTGTGGGAGATAAGAATGGAACTCTTCAAGGACCAGCAATCCAGTGTTGCTACAATCTTCTAGACATCATACATAG GCTCTGGACCCCCATTGATGGTGAATTTGATGATTACATTGTTAATCCGAAACCTAGTGGTTATCAG TCACTGCACACTGCTGTCCAAGGTCCTGACAGTTCACCTTTGGAAGTTCAGATAAGAACACAG AAAATGCATGAATATGCTGAACATGGGCTTGCTGCACACTGGTTATATAAAGAAACTGAAAACAAGTTGCGGTATACAAGCAGCATGGATGAATCTGATATGGAAGCGTCTTCTTATCTGTCAAAAGAAATGGAGGATAATAATTCTTtggatgatgatttgtttatGAAGTATGGTTCTCTGAAAGTGGGACACCCAGTTGTCAGGGTGGAAGGAAGCCACATACTTGCTGCTGTTATAGTTCG AGTAGATAAGGGTGGAAGAGAATTGCTTGTTGCTGTGAGCTTTGGACTGGCAGCTTCTGAAGTGGTAGCTGACAGAAGATCTTCCTTACAGATAAAAAGTTGGGAAGCTTATGCAAGGTTATTTAAAAAG GTGTCGGATGAGTGGTGGTGTCAACCAGGACATGGTGATTGGTGTATTTGCCTAGAGAAGTATACACTTTGTCGAGATGGCATGTACCATAGG CAAGACCAGTTTGAGCGCCTTCTGCCAACCTTCATCCAGGTCACTCATTTAACGGAGCAAGAAGAATCTGAATATTGGGCTGTTGTCTCTGCTGTTTTTGAGGGCAAACCGATTGATTCTATTACATCTAGGCCAAGCTTAGACTCTGTTGCTTCAACTTCCATGGAAGCTAGCATCAATAACAAG GTCCGTTTATTGAGGACAATGCTTCAGTGGGAAGAACAACTACGATCTGATGGTGGTCTGAGAGAATCAAACCTTGGTAGGCAATCTTATGGTCATTTGGATTCAGTCGTTCTTGGGGAAGTGGTAATTGTATGTTGGCCCCATGGTGAGATAATGAGATTGAGATCAGGCAGCACTGCAGCAGATGCAGCTATAAGAGTAGGGCTTGAAGGGAAGCTAGTTCTGGTTAATGGTCAGTTGGTTTTACCCAATACAGAGCTCAAAGATGGTGATGTAGTTGAGGTTAGAGTGTAA
- the LOC123199429 gene encoding protein LEO1 homolog: protein MMLLKAPKVFDIQPRQFDPETYVEEEEEEEEEQMVDAAEEDANLKKPSFLPKSVVRWREVQNEDGTFTRESNARFIRWSDGSLQLQIGDEYFDVTEQDIQNENNHLFLRHDEQRIMESQGQIQKKLLVRPSSLSSASHTSLVAQIDSQQLKCPKVKSCPTEIDPEWLMMQEAKKVVLKC from the exons ATGATGCTGTTGAAAGCCCCGAAAGTATTCGATATTCAGCCGAGACAGTTTGATCCTGAGACAtatgttgaagaagaagaagaagaagaagaagaacaaatggTTGACGCTGCTGAGGAGGATGCTAATCTGAAGAAACCTTCATTTTTACCAAAGAGTGTTGTTCGTTGGAGGGAAGTCCAGAATGAAGACGGCACATTCACT AGAGAAAGTAATGCACGATTTATAAGGTGGTCTGATGGAAGTTTGCAGCTACAAATTGGAGACGAATATTTTGATGTAACAGAACAAGACATACAAAATGAAAACAACCATCTCTTTCTGCGTCATGATGAACag AGAATCATGGAATCACAAGGACAGATTCAAAAGAAGCTACTTGTACGGCCATCATCTTTATCTTCTGCTTCTCATACCTCATTAGTTGCTCAAATAGACTCTCAACAACTTAAGTGTCCCAAGGTTAAGAGCTGCCCTACAGAAATTGATCCAGAATGGCTGATGATGCAAGAGGCTAAAAAGGTAGTACTAAAAT GCTGA